One genomic region from Homalodisca vitripennis isolate AUS2020 chromosome 6, UT_GWSS_2.1, whole genome shotgun sequence encodes:
- the LOC124365348 gene encoding uncharacterized protein LOC124365348: MRNNQLSSLLVAPDELIKYLKDINSQLKTGSTLPLVVTEHTIHEYYSLIRVSAWLVDNHVIRFFLNIPLKNNDRLYNLYKVLPVPTGTPGAEKNHLYTYVQPHTDYIAVSTDEQRYIPMTRCQVNDCKGKTVKMCVGPNVVNNLASGQDTCESAYFRQITPPKELCDTRLSYVATSIWTEIPGTDRWIFVLPREEVMTFTCPGTDGLPEHEGTEYVQGTGLLTLPTKCEMFGSSFRIYSKIVYKSKIDSNVSSVIRIPKKNDRLVVLDDSSYKKYIQKTKERYSTRQICIHYPK, translated from the coding sequence ATGAGAAACAATCAATTGAGTTCACTTTTAGTTGCACCTGATGAATTGATTAAGTACTTGAAAGATATTAACTCGCAATTGAAAACTGGTTCCACACTTCCACTTGTTGTCACTGAGCACACCATTCATGAGTACTATAGTTTAATTAGAGTGAGTGCATGGTTAGTCGATAACCACGTGATAAGATTCTTTTTGAATATCCCCTTGAAAAACAATGACAGACTTTACAACCTGTATAAAGTATTACCTGTGCCAACTGGAACGCCTGGAGCAGAGAAGAACCATCTGTACACGTATGTCCAGCCACATACGGACTACATAGCTGTCTCAACGGATGAACAGAGGTATATCCCCATGACTCGATGCCAAGTTAATGATTGTAAAGGTAAAACTGTTAAGATGTGTGTAGGACCAAACGTAGTAAACAACCTTGCCAGTGGTCAAGACACCTGTGAATCTGCGTACTTCAGGCAGATTACACCGCCCAAAGAGTTGTGCGACACTCGTCTATCTTACGTAGCAACCTCAATATGGACGGAGATACCAGGAACTGACCGATGGATATTTGTCTTACCAAGAGAAGAGGTGATGACATTTACGTGTCCAGGGACCGACGGTCTCCCGGAGCACGAAGGAACGGAATATGTCCAAGGGACCGGACTTCTGACTCTACCCACTAAATGTGAAATGTTTGGATCATCATTTAGAATATATagcaaaattgtatataaaagtaaaatagataGTAATGTTAGTAGCGTAATTAGGATTCCTAAGAAAAATGATCGTTTAGTAGTTTTAGATGATAgctcttataaaaaatatatccaaaaaacTAAAGAACGTTACAGCACACGTCAGATTTGTATCCACTACCCTAAATGA